The sequence GCTCCATCGCCGCGGCGTCGTCGGGGTCCACCAGCGAGACCCCGTCGGCACCGGCACGGAGCAGGTCGAGCACCCGGTCGGCGTCGCGGTCGCGCAGCGCCTCGGCGACCTGCCCGATGGTGCTGCCGTAGCGGTGCGTCGTCGCCAGCGCGGCCACCGCCGCCGGCGCCCGCGTGGCCAACCCGCCGACGAGGTCGGAGAGCACGGCGCCGGCCTCGACCGAGGCCAGCTGGTCGGGGTCGCCCACCAGGATGAGCCGGGTCGAGGGTCGCACCGCCTCGAGCAGCCGCGCCATCATCGTCAGCGACACCATCGAGGTCTCGTCGACCACGATCACGTCGTGGGGCAGCCGGTTGCCGCGGTGGTGCTTGAAGCGCGTGCGCGAACCCGGCCGCCAGCCGAGCAGGCGGTGCAGCGTCGAGGCGCTCAGCCCGCGCAGGCGCGCACGGTCGGCCTCCTCGAAGCCGACCCCCTGCTGCGCCGACTCCACCGTCTCCTGCAGCCGCGCGGCCGCCTTGCCGGTCGGCGCGGTCAACGCGATGCGGAGCGGTGACCGGGCATCCGCCGCCAGCAGCGCGAGCAGGCCCGCCACCGTGGTGGTCTTGCCCGTGCCGGGGCCGCCGGTGAGCAGCGTGGTGGACTGTGTCACCGCGGTCAGCGCGGCCGCGCGCTGCTCGTCGTAGCCGGGGCCCGGGAAGAGTCGCTCGGCGTCCGTCGTGACCCCGTCGCGGTCGGCCACGGTCGGAACGGGATGGTCCAGGCGCGTGAGCAGGTCGGCATGGACCTGGGTCTCCTCGCGCCAGTAGCGGTCGAGGTAGAGCAGGCCGTCCTCGACCTGCACCACCGACCGGGCGGCGTACGGGCTCGCGGCGACGCGGTCGAGCCAGCCGTCCGCCTCGGGCCAGGGCAGGTCGGCGTCGGCCTCGTCGGCGACGAGCGCGGCGAGGTCGACGCACACCGAGCCGTGCCGCACCGCACGCACGGCCAGCGCAACCGCGAGGCGTACGTCGTCACCCGCCTCCCCCACGAGCTCGGCCAGCCGCCCCGCGACGTGGACGTCCGCGGCGGTGAGCACGCCCGCGGCGTTGAAGGCGGCCAGCACGCCGGTCGCCTCCCGCGCGAGCCGGGCGTCGGCGGGGTCCTCGGACTCCCAGCGCTCCAGCATCAGGCACCACCTCCGGCGAGCAGGTCCGACAGTGCGACCACGAACTCGGCGGGCGGGTGCCAGCTGAAGACGCCGGCCGGGTGGCCGTCGGTCTCGGGGGTGTCGGGCCCGCACATGCCGCGCACGTAGAGGTAGAGCACGCCGCCCAGGTGCGTGGCCGGGTCGTAGCCGGGCAGCCGCCACCGCAGGTAGCGGTGGAGGACGACGGAGTAGAGCATCGCCTGCAGCGGGTAGTGCGAGTGCAGCATCGCCTCGGCGAGCCGGTCCGGCGCGTAGTCGGCGGCCGTCGCCGGCGCGTCGTCCTCGGCGCTCTCGAGCCGGTTGGTCTTGTAGTCCACCACCACGAAGCGCCCCGACGGCAGCCGCAGCACGACGTCGACCGACCCCGAGAGGTAGCCCCGCAGCGGCTGGTCGCCCAGCACCGGTTGCTCGAGGCGGTCGGCGTACGCCGCGATCGGGTCGCCGTCGGGCAGGTGGCGGCGCAGCAGCGGGGCCAGGTCGCGCAGCCGTGGCTCCGCCCGACGTGCGGCGTCACGGTCGCCGAGGTCGCCGCCGGCCAGCGGGAACTCGAAGTCGAGCTCGCACAGCCGGTCGCGCAGCGGGATCCCGGCCAGCGTGAGTCCCCCGGTCAGCGGGCCCAGCGAGGTGTGGTGCAGCGGCACCAAGGCGTCGGCGAGGTCGCCGGGGGCCGCGTCGACCGACCACCAGCGCAACTGCTCGTGGACGTGGGTGAGCAGCTCGGCGCGCAGGTCCTCGGCGTCGGGGTCGGCGTGCTCGAGCACCGCGTGGACCAGCGACCCGAACGTCGCCCCGGCGGGCAGGTCGGCCATCGGCGAGACGGGCACCTCGTCGGACCCGGGGGACGGGACCACCGCCTGCGGCGGCTCGTCGACGACCTCCTCGTCGTCGCGGCCCGTGGTCTCCGGCTCACTGGCCACCATGGCCCCGTCGGGCGCGGTCAGGTCGACCGGGCCGGGCGCAGCCTCCTCGACCCGGATGAGGCCGGAGTAGGAGGTGCGGCGCCACCCGTGGTCGATGTCGCGGGTGAACTCCCGCACCGTGACGTCGCGACGCGACTCCTCCGCGGCCAGCGGCGCCGGCGCCGCGACCCGGGCGACCTCGGCAGCCGGACCGCCCAGCTGCTCGATGAGGCCGAGGATCTCACCCACCCGGTCGTCGTCGACGAGGTCCTGCTCGTCGGGGACCTCCGCGGTGCCGGGCTGGCGACCGAAGAGGACCCGGTGCAGCGGACCGGTGCTGGTGATCGCGGTCGGCGCCCACCACGTGACGACCTGGGACTGGGCGCGGGTCAGGGCGACGTAGAGGTCGCGCAACTCCTCGCCGAGGTCCTCGGAGCGGTGGCGCGCCACGCTGGCCCGCCAACCGCGGCCGGATCCGCTGACGTCGAGGGTGCGGCCGTGCTCGCCGTGGAACAGCGCGGCGTCGGGCTCGCGGACGTTGTACTGGTAGGCGAAGGGCACGTAGCAGATCGGGTACTCCAGCCCCTTGCTGCCGTGGATCGTCACGATCTGCACCGCGGCCGCGTCCGAGTCCAGGCGTCGCGGCCGCTCGCCCCGGTGGGCGGTGCGGGTGCGTTCGTCGTGGAACCAGTCCAGCAGCGCCGTGAGGCCGAGGTCGCCGCGCACCGCGACGTCGTGGAGCAGGTGGCCGAGATGGCGGGCGTCGGTGAGGAAGCGCTCGCCGTCGACCTCGCCCAGGGCGCGCGCGCCGAGACCGCGCTCCTCGGCGGCCTCGACCAGCGCGGCGACGCCTCGCCCGCGCAGCAGCACCGCCCAGCCGCGCAGCACGTCCGCGACGCGCGCGGTGACATCCTCCCCCTCCGCGTCGAGCTGCTCGGCGGTGAGGCCGAAGAAGTGGGTCAGCGCCGCGGCCCGCACCAGTCCGGACCGGTGGGGTGCGGCGAGCGCCGTCAGCAGGGCGTGCCACTCGTCCGCGGCCGGCGTGGCGAAGAGGTCGCCGCCGGGCAGCACCGCATTGACGCCGAGGCGAGCCAATGCACGCTGCACCAGGTGGCCGTGGGCGCGCTCGGCGACGATCACCGCGATGTCGCCCGCACGCACCTCCCGGCCGTCCCAGGTCGCCCCCGAGCCGAGCAGCCCGGCGATGTCGGCCGCACAGTCGTCGGCGATGAAGCTGCGCGCGTCACCGGCGAAGATCTCGCCGTAGCGACTCAACCGGAACCCGTCGCGGCGTACCTGTCGGACCCGGAAGGGGGCGGGGTACGGCGCCCCGGCCAGCCGGGTGCCCGCGTGGCGGGCGGCGACGTCGCGCACCACGATCTCGGTGTGGCCCAGCCCAGCGCCGCGCAGCACCACCTGCAGCCGGTCGAGCAGGTCGGCGTCGGTGCGCCAGTTGGTGCCGAGCGTGGCGTGGGTCGTCGTGGTGGCGGCGGCCCGGAGGTAGGTCTCGACGTCGCCGCCGCGGAAGGCGTAGATCGCCTGCTTGGGGTCGCCGATGAGCACCATCGCGGCGTGCCCGGTGAAGGCCCGGTCCAGCACCTGCCACTGCACCGGGTCGGTGTCCTGGAACTCGTCGACCAGCACGATCCGCCACCGCGCCCGCATCCGGGCGCGGGCCGGCCCGTCCGCCTGCTCGAGCGCGGTCGCGAGCCGGCTGAGCAGGTCGTTGAAGGAGAGGACGCCGCGGCGTCGCTTGCGTCGTTCGACCTCGGTGCGGACGGCGCGCGCGAAGCCGACGCGGGCCTCGGCGGCGGTGTTGCCCTCGTCGGGCTCGGCGAGGTCCGCCTGCGCGTCGTCGACCACCTTGCGGGCGAGGGCGAGGGCGGCCGCCCGGTCGAACGGCGGGGTGCCCCGGTGGTCGCCGTAGGTCTGCAGGTAGAGGTCGTCGACCACCTCGACCACCAGGTCGTCCAGCGACTCCACCAGGTCGGCGGTCGTGTCGGAGTCACCGGCCACCCCGAGCGAGCGCAGCACCAGCTGGCAGAACTGGTGGATGGTCGCGATGGTCGCGCCGTCGAAGGAGGCGAGCGCGTCACGGAGCCGACGACGGCGCCGCGCGCGCTCGGCCTCGTCGGCGTCGAGCAGGTGGGTGAGCAGGGTGTTGTCGGGGTCGGCCGTGGCCGGGTCGGCCAGCGCCCGCTCGGCACCCACCATCGCCGATCGCACCCGTTCGCGCATCTCCTGGGTGGCGGCGCGACCGAAGGTGATGACGAGCATCTCCTCCAGGCGCGCGTGGCCCTCGGCGACGTACCGGGTGACCAGGGCGCCGAGGGTGAAGGTCTTGCCGGTGCCGGCGCTGGCCTCGAGCAGCGTGGTGCCCTCGGGCAGCGGGCCCGCGAGGTCGAAGGGCTGCGGTGTCGGCGTGGACGTCGTCACGGGGTCCTCCATGCCGGTCACCAGCTCCCCTGCTCGCTGGTCAGCAACGGGCCCCACAACCGGAGCGCGAGGGCGCCGAAGCGGGTCTCCTCCGCGGGCTGCTCCTCCCCCGGCTCCGGCGCCCGGTCGGCGCCGGGCAGGTCGGCGCGCGGACCCCACACGCGGACGTGCTCGTCCTGGGACTGCTCGCCGGGGAACCGACCGTCACTCCACTCGAACCGCGTCACGTCGGAGAGCGCCTGCGGCGCATCGACGCGCGTACGCCGCTTGCGGGCGTAGGCGAGCGAGGTCTTCAGCGGTAGCGGCAACGGCTCGCGCAGCCCGCGGTCGCGCAGCTCGACCAGGTCGCGCAGCAGGTCGCGCGCGGTGTGGTCCAGCGGCCCCAGCAGGGAGGTGGTCACCGGGGACTCCGCACGGCCCCCGGCACGACCGACGGTGCACGCGGTCCAGGCGCGGTCCTCGTCGCCGGCCGCGAGGGCGAGCAGCTGGATCCACGACTGGAGCCGGTGGCCGGCGTTGAGACGGCCGAAGTGGACCGGCACCAGCCGGTCGCCGAAGACCTCCGGCACCGTGCCGCGCAGCATCCGGCCGCCGCCGAGGTCCACCTCGACGTCGACGGCCGTCGCCTGCCGGGTGCGCAGCCGCAGCCCCTCCGCCGCGATCGGGCGCGCCTGCCCGAGCACCTCGCCGAGGATGCGCCACCCCAGCTGACGCGGGGGGAGTACGCCGCGCCGCCACTCCTGCTGCTTGGCCTGCTCGGGGTCGAGCCCACCCAGCAGGTCACGCACGACCCGGTCGCCGACGGCCCACTTGACCAGCGCGTCGACCTCGACGGGCAGCGCGTCGTCGAGGCGCTCCTCCTCACGCGGGAGGGTGAGGTCGAGCCGGTCGCGCAGGAAGCCGCGCACCGGGGAGCGGAAGAACGCGAGGAGGTCCTCCAGTGCGACGTCCTCGGGCGGTGCCGGCGGCAGCGGCCCGGCGAGCAGCCGCGGCGGCTGCACCCGGGGCCCGGCGGCGGCGCGGGCGCCGCGCAGGGCGGCGCGGTCGAAGCTGAACGCCTCCCCGGGCACGAGCGCGCCGGGCAGCAGGTTGCGGCGGTCGAAGGGCTGCAGCGGGTGGCGGGCGGTGACGGCGCGGGAGACCGTGCCCTCGGGGTGGTGGGCGGTCGCGTCGAGGGCGTCGAGCAGCTCCCCCAGCGGCGGGGCCGGCGGCCGCTCCTGACCGCTGTACTCGTTGGCGCCGGTGTAGGTGATGACCAGGTGGTCGGTCGCCGCGGCGATCGCGTCGAGCAGGAGCTGGCGGTCCTCGTTGCGGACGTCGCGCTCGCCGGTGACGGGGTCGCGGGCGAGCACGTCGTCGCCGTCGGTGATGCCGACCCGGGGGAAAACGCCGTCGTCGAGGCCGAGCAGCGCGACGACACGGTGGGGCACCGACCGCATCGGGGTCATGGTGCACACCGTCATCGCGCCGGTGCGGAAGTTGGCGCGCGTGGGCCGCCCCTGGAGCCGGTCGCCCAGCATCGCCCGGACGTCGGGCAGCCGCAGCTCGGTCGCCTCGGCTCCCTCGGTGGCGCGCTCCCGGGTGCCGCGCGCCAGCTCGCGCTGGACCTGGGCCAGCTGCCAGTGGTCGCGTGGCGGCACCGACGCCAGCGCGACGATGCCCTCGTGGAGGTGGTGGACCCAGTGCTCACGGGGGTGGGCACCGGTGAGCAGGTCGGTCACCTCGCGGAGCCGGTGGACGAACTCGGTGAGGCGGCCCACCAGCTCCACCTCCCCCGACCCGACGTCGTCCAGCGGCAGCGTGCGGTCGAGCCAGGTGCCGGTGTCGGCCGACATGGCGGCTCCGGCGAGCATCCGGTCCAGCCCGAACTGCCACGTGTTGGCGACGTAGGCCTCGAGGCCGTACTCCGCGCGGTGGGCGGCGTCGAAGCCCCACCGGACCCCGGCCTCGGCGGCCCACGTGGTGAGCAGCTGCAGGTCGTCGTCGCGGAAGCCGAAGCGGCGGCGTACCGGGTCGGCGTGGGCGAGGTCGAGCACGTCGCCGACCCCGGCCCGTCCGCCGGCGAGGTCGAGCAGGCGCAGGGCGATGGCGAGCAACGGGTTGGTGCGGTCCAGGGCGCGGTCGGCGAGCTTGAGTCGCAGCTGGTGGGCGGGGTGGCCGTCGTCGCCGACGACCTCGCCGAGCCCGAACCCGGCCGCGAGCAGCGGCGCGTAGGTCTCGATGTCGGGGCACATGACGACCACGTCGCGCGGCTCCAGGGTGGGGTCGTCCTCGAACAGGCCGAGCAGCGACTCGCGCAGCACCTCGACCTGGCGCGCCGGACCGTGGCAGGCGTGGACCTGCACCGACCGGTCACGCTCGCGGTCCAACGGCCGCGCGGTCGCGTCGCCGACGGCGTTGGCCCGCAGGTCCGCCTGCAGCCAACCGAGCAGCGTCTCGACCGGCTCGACCACCGGTGGTCGAGCCCGTCCGGACTCATCGGGGGCATCCGCCCCGACCGTCCCGAGGGTGCGCTGGAGCTCGCGGACGTCCCGCCCCAGCGAGGCCAACAACGGGTGCCCGACGGCCTCGTGGCTGCGGTCCTCCGCACGGGGGACCGCCGTGTCGACACCGGCGAGCGCGGACCAGAGCGCGGGCGAGGGATGCGGCAGCCACAGGTGCACCTCGCGCTGCGTGGCGAGGGCGTCGAGCAGCTCGATCTCGGTGCGGGGCAGCCGGGTGTGGCCGAACAGCGAGATCCGCTCGGGCAGGTCGACCGCGGCGGCGCCCTCCCGCAATCGACGCACGGCCTCGGCGTGGCGCTGCACGGGGTCCGGCTCCCCCACCGCCGCGACCAGGCGGCGCCACAGCTCGGGCTGCCAGGCGAGGTCCGCGGGCAGGTCGCGGTCGAGGCCGTCGGTGTCGCGCCCCGCGGACCAGTCGGCGAGCAGCCGGGGCCGCTGGACGGCGTACGACGCCAGGAGGCGGGCGAGGCGCTGTGCGGTGGCGAACCGGCGACCGCGTCGCAGCTCGGCCTCCTCGCCGCTGTGGTGGTGGCCGAGGTGGGTGGCGAGCGTCGCCGCCCACGGCTCGTCGAGGCTGGCGTCGATGACCGCCAGCAGCGGCCAGGTCAGGGCCTCGGGGTCCCACGGGTCGTCCTCGCCGATGCCGAGCAGCTCGCGCGCCAGCCAGCGCGGCGACCGGAAGTCGACCCCGGCGCAGATCCCGTCACGGCCGTCGGGGTCCAGGCGGTGCGAGAGTCGCTGCGAGAGCCACCGCTCGACCCCCTTGGCCGGCACCACGACCACCTCGCTCGCGAACGGATCCGCCAGCGGCTCGGCCAACACCGCACCCAGCCCGTCGGCGAGGTGGTCGGTCCGCGTCGCGCGGTGCAGGTGGAGTCCCATGGCGGGCCCGACCCTATCCGTCGGGGTCGACAGATCGCGGGGAGCGATCCCCGGCCGACCGGGGATCACCCACCTTGTCCGGCACTGCAGTGCCAGACAAGGTCAGCGAGTGCCCGACAACCCTCCACCCTCGGCGTCGGCGTCGGCGTCGGCGTCCTCATCCTCGTGCCAGGGCAGGTCGTCGTCGGCGTCGTCGATGTCGCCCTCGAGCGCGGCGACCGCGGCGGGGTTGTCGTGGAAGCGGCGGTAGGAGTAGACGATCAGCAGGCCGGCGATGATCCCGGACACGATCTGGGTGACGCCGGTCCAGGCGCCACCGGGCAGCCACCACGCGTCACTCACCGGCCACCAGCCGGGGGCGGCCGGACCCACGACCCAGAGCACGCCGAACCCGATCAGGGCGACCGCGAGCGTGCTGGACATCAGGATCCGTGGCCACGTCTCGACGCCCTCAGCCGCTCCGCGCAGGGCACGCAGCCGCACCGGGTCGACCCAGCGCGCGGCCCAGTCGTACTGCTGGGACAGCACGGCGAGACCACCGAACATCAGCAGCAGCCCCGGCCCCGGCAGGAACAGGGCCGCGATCCCGACCACCAGCATCACCCAGCCGACGACCTCGAGGACGAGTCGTTTGGCGGCGCCACCGCCGGGGACGTTCATGGGGCGAGCCTGTCAGACGTTGCCAACACGCGGGCGGCTAGCGGTCGAACTTCTCGAGGAACGCGCGTACGTCGTCCGCTTCCGCGTCCGGGTGCCCGTGCGCGACCGCGAGGCGGGCCCACCGCACCGCCAGGGCGTGGAACCGCAAGGGGTTGTAGACGTCCTCCTCGCGGGAGAACAGGCCGTCGCCGGCGTAGGTCATGATCGTGATGTTGGGCTCCTCCAGCAGGGTGCCGTCGCCGGGGTCCGGCATCGGGTTGCGCACCTCGCACACGAGCCGTCCCTCGTCGGGGTCGACCACTTGCCACGACACCGGGAACCCGGTCATCACCCTGCCCGGGTAGCTGCCCATCGTCCGGACCGCCCACGCGCGGATCTCCTCGCGGCCGACGAAGGTGCCCATGGCGTGCTCGACGTAGGTGGCGTCGGGCGTGAACAGGTCGGCGTACCCGTGCCAGTCGCGGGACGCGACGAATCCGGCGACACGGTCGTGGAAGGCGGCGTAGGCGTCGGTGATCTCGGCGGCGCTGAAGGACACGCCGTCGATCCCATCAGGTTGCGCAGCGCAGCACCACCGTCTAATCTCTAGCAACTCACTAGAGTTTGTAATGTCAATTGGGTTTGCACAGAAAGGGGCGTCCGGTGCGCCAACTCCTCGTCCTCGGCTTCGTCGGGCTCCTCGCCCAACTCATCGACGGCTCGCTCGGCATGGCGTACGGCGTCACGTCCTCCACGCTGCTGCTGGCGGTCGGCGTCGCCCCGGCCGCGTCCTCCGCGGCGGTGCACCTCTCCGAGATCGGCACCTCGCTGGTCTCGGGCTTCTCCCACCACAAGTTGGGCAACGTCGACTGGCGCACCGTCGGGATCCTCGCGGGCCCCGGCTTCGTGGGCGCCTTCGCGGGCGCGACGTTCCTGGTCAGCCTCGACGCCGCGACCGCGAAGCCCTGGGTCGCGGGCATCCTGCTCGCGCTCGGCTGCTACGTCATCTGGCGCTTCCTGGTCCTCGGCGGCCGCCGTCCCACGTTCGCCGCACGCCCCTCGGCTCGCTTCCTGGTGCCGATCGGCCTCGCCGGCGGCACGCTGGACGCGATCGGGGGCGGCGGCTGGGGCCCGGTCGGCACCACCACACTGCTCTCCTCGGGTCGTCTCGAGCCCCGCAAGGTGGTCGGGTCGATCGACACCTCCGAGTTCGTGGTCGCGGTCGGCGGCTCGCTCGGCTTCCTGCTCGCCCTGGCCCACACCGAGATCCCGTGGGGGTACGCCGGCGCCCTGCTCGCCGGCGGCGTGGTCGCCGCGCCGATCGCGGCGTGGCTGGTCCGCCGGCTCCCGGCCCGCGTCCTGGGCGTGGCCGCCGGTGGCCTCATCGTGCTCACCAACACCGTGACGATCGCCCAGGCCTCGGGCGCCGCCGGCACGACGGTGCTCGCGCTGGCGTCGGTGATCGCGGCGCTGTGGCTCTCCGGCATCGGCTGGGCGGTGCAGCAGGAGCGCTCGGTGCGCGACGGCGTACTCGCCGCTGCGCGGAACTGACCGTCGCGGCCGCGGCGGGCCACTACGCTCCCGACCATGGCCCGCCGCTCCGAGACCCGACGCCGCCGCGCGCCGTTCGGGGCCCGGATCCTGGGATCGGCCGACCAGTCGCTGCGGCGGCTGCGGGTGCGCGTGCAGCTGCTGCTGACCGTCTTCCTGATCACCACCAACCTGGCCGGCGCGGTCGTGGTGTTCGTGATCTCGCAATTCGTGGTGCCGACCCCGGCGCCGAGCCGGGAGACGTGGATCGCCTGGTCGATCGCCGTGCCGACCTACCTCGGCGTGGCGATCGTGGTCGGCGTCGTGTGGGGCACCACCCAGTCGCTGCACGCCCTGCAGTGGGCGACCGATCCCGCGCGCGGGGCACCGACGTTGCGGGAGCGGCGCCGCGCGTTGAAGGTGCCGCTCCAGCTGACGGCGATGCAGCTGGCGCTGTGGCTGCTCGCGACCGTGGTGTTCACGCTGCTGGCGGTGATCATCCAGCCGTCCCGGGCAGTCGCCACCGGCCTCACGGTCGGCATCGCCGCCGTCGTCGTCTGCTGCATCTCCTTCCTGCTGACCGAGTTCACGCTCCGCCCGGTGGCCGCGCGTGCGATGGCGGACGCCCCGGCGACGGTGCGGGTGCGCGGCGTCGGGGTCGGCGGACGCATGGTGATCTTCTGGATGCTGGGCACCGCGGCCCCGCTGGCCGGGCTGATGGTGACCGGGCTCATCGCGCTCGTCGACGACGAGACCAGCCTGACCGAGCTGGCCGTGGTGACGATCGTCGTGTGCGGCGTGGTGCTGCTGATCGGCCTCTTCGTGACCGCGCTCAACGCTCGTGCGGTGGTCGCTCCGGTGCTCTCGGTGCGTGATGCGATGGCCGAGGTGCGCCGTGGCCAGTTCGACGCCGACATCGTGGTGTACGACGGCACCGAACTGGGGCTGCTCCAGTCCGGCTTCAACCACATGGTCCAGGGGCTGCGCGAGCGCGAGCAGATCCGCGACCTCTTCGGACGCCACGTGGGCGACGAGGTCGCCTCCGCCGCACTCGACGAGACCGGCGGGGTCGCGCTCGGCGGCTCGGTGCAGACGGTGTCGGTGCTCTTCGTCGACCTGATCGGCTCCACGACGTACGCCACCGAGCACACGCCGGTCGAGGTGGTCGACGTGCTCAACCGGTTCTTCGGCGTGGTGGTGGACGAGGTCGACCGGCACCACGGGCTGGTCAACAAGTTCGTCGGCGACGCGGTGCTGGCGATCTTCGGCGCCCCGGTCGAGCTGCCCGACCACGCCGGGGCGGCCCTGGCCACGGCCCGGTCAGTCGCGTCGCGACTGACCGAGGAGGTCACCGAGGTCGGTGCGGGGATCGGCGTCGCGACCGGCACCGTGGTGGCCGGCAACGTGGGTCACGAGCAGCGTTTCGAGTACACCGTGATCGGCGACAGCGTGAACTCCGCCGCGCGGCTCACCGAGCTCGCCAAGCAGGTCGACGGCCACCTGCTGGCCACCTGGGACGCCGTCTGCGCCGCCAACGACGCCGAGGCGGCCCACTGGTGCCAGCAGGGCGAGACCGTCCTCCGCGGCCGCTCCGACCCGACACCCCTGGCCGTCCCCCGCCGTTGAGTGCTCACTTCTTGCGCGTCGAGTCGTGAGTTCTTGCGCGTCGAGTCAGCACTTGTTCGCGCCCTCGGCGCAGGAAGTGCCGACTCAACCGTCAACTTCTGCAGACTCGACCGCAACAAGTGAGCACTCAACACTCCTGGGTCAGCGGCGGGGGTCGATGAGGATCTTCGCGTGGCGTTCGGGGTCGGCGAGGTCGGCGAAGGCGTCGGCGACGCCGGCCAGGCCGACGGTGCCGGTGACGAAGGGCGAGACGTCGACCTTGCCCGCGGCGATCCACTGCAGGGTCTGGTGGAACTCGGCCGGGTCGTAGGCGAACGCGAAGCGCAGCTCCAGCTCCTTGTTGATCGCCATCGACGGGCGGAAGGAGTCGGCGTCCATGCAGACCCCGACCACGACCACCCGCGAGAGCAGCGGCGCGTCGGTGACGATCTGCTCGATCATGCCCGGTACGCCGACGCACTCGAACACGACCGGGCCCCGCGGGGTCGCCCCGGCCCGCTCCGCGGCACGGATCGCCTGCCACCAGGGCAGCTTCGGCACGCGTCGCAGCTTCTCCATCGCGGCGAGCCCGGTGTCGGCGAGCGCCGTCGCCTCGGTGAGGTAGCGGCGGCCCAGGTGGTCCCACGGCGGGTCCTCGCGCGGGTCGACCACGACGTCGGCGCCACAGGCCTCGGCGAGACGGCGGCGGCCGGCGGACAGGTCGCTGGCGACCACGCGCTTCACCCCGGTCGCCTTGAGCATCGCGATCACCGCCAGCCCGATCGGGCCGCAGCCGATGACCACCGCGGTGTCACGCCGCCCCGCCGCACCCTTGCGGACCGCGTGCAGGGCGACCGCGAGGGGTTCGGTGAGTGCCGCGTCCTCGGCGCTGACACCGTCCGGCACCGACATCGCCATCGCCTCGGCGACCAGCACCTGCTCGGCGTACCCGCCCGGCGCCTTCTCCGAGAGCCCGGTCAGCTGGATCTCGCCGTCCTGCCGCAGCATCGGCAGTGCCACCACGCGGGTGCCGATCGGCCACGCCTCCCGGCACTTCGGACCGTACGCCGCCACCGTGCCGACGAACTCGTGGCCCATGACCACGGTGTGGGTCGACCGCATGAAGTCGGGGTAGCCGAGTTCGGCGACGTCGTC comes from Nocardioides panacisoli and encodes:
- the recD gene encoding exodeoxyribonuclease V subunit alpha, with translation MLERWESEDPADARLAREATGVLAAFNAAGVLTAADVHVAGRLAELVGEAGDDVRLAVALAVRAVRHGSVCVDLAALVADEADADLPWPEADGWLDRVAASPYAARSVVQVEDGLLYLDRYWREETQVHADLLTRLDHPVPTVADRDGVTTDAERLFPGPGYDEQRAAALTAVTQSTTLLTGGPGTGKTTTVAGLLALLAADARSPLRIALTAPTGKAAARLQETVESAQQGVGFEEADRARLRGLSASTLHRLLGWRPGSRTRFKHHRGNRLPHDVIVVDETSMVSLTMMARLLEAVRPSTRLILVGDPDQLASVEAGAVLSDLVGGLATRAPAAVAALATTHRYGSTIGQVAEALRDRDADRVLDLLRAGADGVSLVDPDDAAAMEHVRATLVDHAVAVREVAARGERDDALDAVERHRLLCAHREGPWGVQHWNRQVERWLGEETGAAIGAGWGQEWYVGRPVLVTANDYGLGLFNGDSGVVVAEGEQLRAVIASGETRSFAPSRLSDIETLHAMTVHKSQGSQADAVTVLLPPEDSPLLTRELFYTAVTRARTSLRVVGSEAAVRAAVTTTAGRATGLKRRLGTER
- a CDS encoding UvrD-helicase domain-containing protein, coding for MEDPVTTSTPTPQPFDLAGPLPEGTTLLEASAGTGKTFTLGALVTRYVAEGHARLEEMLVITFGRAATQEMRERVRSAMVGAERALADPATADPDNTLLTHLLDADEAERARRRRRLRDALASFDGATIATIHQFCQLVLRSLGVAGDSDTTADLVESLDDLVVEVVDDLYLQTYGDHRGTPPFDRAAALALARKVVDDAQADLAEPDEGNTAAEARVGFARAVRTEVERRKRRRGVLSFNDLLSRLATALEQADGPARARMRARWRIVLVDEFQDTDPVQWQVLDRAFTGHAAMVLIGDPKQAIYAFRGGDVETYLRAAATTTTHATLGTNWRTDADLLDRLQVVLRGAGLGHTEIVVRDVAARHAGTRLAGAPYPAPFRVRQVRRDGFRLSRYGEIFAGDARSFIADDCAADIAGLLGSGATWDGREVRAGDIAVIVAERAHGHLVQRALARLGVNAVLPGGDLFATPAADEWHALLTALAAPHRSGLVRAAALTHFFGLTAEQLDAEGEDVTARVADVLRGWAVLLRGRGVAALVEAAEERGLGARALGEVDGERFLTDARHLGHLLHDVAVRGDLGLTALLDWFHDERTRTAHRGERPRRLDSDAAAVQIVTIHGSKGLEYPICYVPFAYQYNVREPDAALFHGEHGRTLDVSGSGRGWRASVARHRSEDLGEELRDLYVALTRAQSQVVTWWAPTAITSTGPLHRVLFGRQPGTAEVPDEQDLVDDDRVGEILGLIEQLGGPAAEVARVAAPAPLAAEESRRDVTVREFTRDIDHGWRRTSYSGLIRVEEAAPGPVDLTAPDGAMVASEPETTGRDDEEVVDEPPQAVVPSPGSDEVPVSPMADLPAGATFGSLVHAVLEHADPDAEDLRAELLTHVHEQLRWWSVDAAPGDLADALVPLHHTSLGPLTGGLTLAGIPLRDRLCELDFEFPLAGGDLGDRDAARRAEPRLRDLAPLLRRHLPDGDPIAAYADRLEQPVLGDQPLRGYLSGSVDVVLRLPSGRFVVVDYKTNRLESAEDDAPATAADYAPDRLAEAMLHSHYPLQAMLYSVVLHRYLRWRLPGYDPATHLGGVLYLYVRGMCGPDTPETDGHPAGVFSWHPPAEFVVALSDLLAGGGA
- the recC gene encoding exodeoxyribonuclease V subunit gamma; the protein is MGLHLHRATRTDHLADGLGAVLAEPLADPFASEVVVVPAKGVERWLSQRLSHRLDPDGRDGICAGVDFRSPRWLARELLGIGEDDPWDPEALTWPLLAVIDASLDEPWAATLATHLGHHHSGEEAELRRGRRFATAQRLARLLASYAVQRPRLLADWSAGRDTDGLDRDLPADLAWQPELWRRLVAAVGEPDPVQRHAEAVRRLREGAAAVDLPERISLFGHTRLPRTEIELLDALATQREVHLWLPHPSPALWSALAGVDTAVPRAEDRSHEAVGHPLLASLGRDVRELQRTLGTVGADAPDESGRARPPVVEPVETLLGWLQADLRANAVGDATARPLDRERDRSVQVHACHGPARQVEVLRESLLGLFEDDPTLEPRDVVVMCPDIETYAPLLAAGFGLGEVVGDDGHPAHQLRLKLADRALDRTNPLLAIALRLLDLAGGRAGVGDVLDLAHADPVRRRFGFRDDDLQLLTTWAAEAGVRWGFDAAHRAEYGLEAYVANTWQFGLDRMLAGAAMSADTGTWLDRTLPLDDVGSGEVELVGRLTEFVHRLREVTDLLTGAHPREHWVHHLHEGIVALASVPPRDHWQLAQVQRELARGTRERATEGAEATELRLPDVRAMLGDRLQGRPTRANFRTGAMTVCTMTPMRSVPHRVVALLGLDDGVFPRVGITDGDDVLARDPVTGERDVRNEDRQLLLDAIAAATDHLVITYTGANEYSGQERPPAPPLGELLDALDATAHHPEGTVSRAVTARHPLQPFDRRNLLPGALVPGEAFSFDRAALRGARAAAGPRVQPPRLLAGPLPPAPPEDVALEDLLAFFRSPVRGFLRDRLDLTLPREEERLDDALPVEVDALVKWAVGDRVVRDLLGGLDPEQAKQQEWRRGVLPPRQLGWRILGEVLGQARPIAAEGLRLRTRQATAVDVEVDLGGGRMLRGTVPEVFGDRLVPVHFGRLNAGHRLQSWIQLLALAAGDEDRAWTACTVGRAGGRAESPVTTSLLGPLDHTARDLLRDLVELRDRGLREPLPLPLKTSLAYARKRRTRVDAPQALSDVTRFEWSDGRFPGEQSQDEHVRVWGPRADLPGADRAPEPGEEQPAEETRFGALALRLWGPLLTSEQGSW
- a CDS encoding PGPGW domain-containing protein is translated as MNVPGGGAAKRLVLEVVGWVMLVVGIAALFLPGPGLLLMFGGLAVLSQQYDWAARWVDPVRLRALRGAAEGVETWPRILMSSTLAVALIGFGVLWVVGPAAPGWWPVSDAWWLPGGAWTGVTQIVSGIIAGLLIVYSYRRFHDNPAAVAALEGDIDDADDDLPWHEDEDADADADAEGGGLSGTR